One Helianthus annuus cultivar XRQ/B chromosome 12, HanXRQr2.0-SUNRISE, whole genome shotgun sequence genomic region harbors:
- the LOC110894638 gene encoding uncharacterized protein LOC110894638: MASSSRRGKGRKTGAGQSAPQQDPVPQETPIIQIAADDPKLRKIKYQTNYNFIPDQKTHRDDHPILKFEEDSPEWNKFEKLKDTELLQHRVINWKWLNEIGSEQEVRDLLGERLIDALDCIEPQYEELVLEFHSTWVHKEGTFEQGTSVSFSFGRKVYVMNIARFAIVSGLYTEQEVKRPEFATCLRGAYNKPRDYSVGGTELKEFWSTISDRPFASMNLITSVRNPVYRYVLKILSTTLVGRKSGENKANWIELFILMCSVQKREMNLATILADSFSRGRRGGIRAGLNLGPYITRIATNLGVFDKYLPEFLHRGPRQRCLGCRTCRRQA; encoded by the coding sequence ATGGCTAGTAGTTCTCGCCGAGGAAAAGGTAGGAAAACCGGAGCGGGTCAGTCAGCACCGCAGCAGGATCCGGTTCCTCAAGAAACGCCGATAATTCAAATAGCAGCCGATGATCCGAAATTAAGAAAAATCAAATATCAAACAAATTATAACTTTATTCCGGATCAGAAAACGCACAGAGATGATCACCCGATTCTGAAGTTTGAGGAAGATTCACCAGAATGGAacaaatttgaaaaattgaaagataCTGAGCTACTTCAACACCGGGTTATCAATTGGAAGTGGTTAAATGAAATAGGCTCAGAGCAGGAAGTGAGGGACCTTTTAGGGGAAAGATTGATTGATGCATTGGATTGTATAGAGCCTCAGTATGAGGAGTTAGTGCTAGAGTTCCATAGCACTTGGGTGCATAAGGAGGGTACGTTCGAGCAGGGCACATCTGTGTCATTTAGCTTTGGAAGGAAAGTGTATGTAATGAATATTGCGCGGTTTGCTATAGTTTCGGGGTTGTATACCGAACAGGAGGTGAAGAGGCCGGAGTTTGCTACTTGCTTGAGGGGTGCGTATAATAAGCCTAGAGATTATAGTGTTGGTGGGACTGAGTTGAAAGAGTTTTGGAGTACGATTTCTGATCGTCCGTTTGCGTCTATGAATCTGATCACATCGGTTCGTAATCCTGTGTATAGATATGTGCTGAAAATCTTGTCGACTACACTAGTGGGTAGGAAGTCGGGGGAAAACAAGGCGAATTGGATCGAGCTGTTTATTTTGATGTGTAGCGTGCAGAAGAGGGAGATGAATCTGGCTACTATCTTAGCAGATTCGTTTAGTAGAGGTCGAAGAGGAGGTATTCGAGCTGGGTTGAATTTGGGCCCTTACATTACCAGGATTGCAACAAATTTGGGGGTGTTTGATAAATATCTTCCCGAATTTCTACATAGGGGCCCACGACAGCGATGTTTGGGTTGCAGGACCTGCAGAAGGCAGGCATAG
- the LOC110892713 gene encoding uncharacterized protein LOC110892713: MGPFPSSSGNRYILVAIDYVSKWVEAQALPTNDARVVVRFLKKLFTRFGVPKAIISDRGTHFCNSAIEKALARYGVTHRLSTSYHPQTSGQVENANRGVKRILEKTKPLEEDSSKFMSWKLCGMPPMNDLGVSRKKTKALHDRRLRRLKEFKVGKLKSRWSGPYVVKEVFLYGTVELYDKVDKGAWKVNGHRLKHYLGGPIDTTEEEEIPLKDPPTFTEQKCTFEELKTRRKSHPRYNSCLFSCIIADST, from the exons atgggacctttcccatctTCAAGTGGGAATAGGTATATCCTCGTGGCCATTGACTATGTCTCTAAGTGGGTAGAAGCTCAAGCTTTACCCACTAATGATgcccgagtggtggtgagattcctTAAAAAGCTATTCACGCGTTTCGGAGTCCCTAAAGCTATAATAAGTGACCGTGGCACACATTTTTGCAATTCCGCCATAGAAAAGGCACTTGCGCGTTACGGTGTCACTCATCGTCTTTCCACCTCATACCACCCGCAAACTAGTGGCCAAGTAGAGAATGCTAACCGAGGGGTGAAGAGAatcttagagaaaacg AAGCCGCTAGAAGAAGATTCTTCCAAATTCATGAGTTGGAAGCTTTGCGGGATGCCGCCTATGAACGATCTTGGAGTATCAAGGAAAAAAACTAAGGCGTTGCATGATAGGAGATTGCGAAGATTGAAGGAGTTTAAGGTAG GGAAGCTAAAATCAAGATGGAGTGGACCGTATGTGGTAAAAGAAGTGTTTCTATACGGCACGGTTGAATTATACGACAAAGTTGACAAAGGAGCATGGAAGGTAAATGGTCATCGTTTGAAACACTACTTGGGAGGTCCCATTGATACTACCGAAGAGGAAGAAATTCCTCTCAAGGACCCACCCACCTTCACCGAGCA GAAATGTACCTTTGAGGAGCTGAAAACGCGAAGAAAAAGTCATCCCAG GTACAATTCTTGTTTATTTTCTTGCATAATCGCTGATTCAACATAG